The nucleotide window CTATGCACCGGTAGTCAGCGTATGCGTTTTCGGGCTTTGACCAGGTGGAAGTAGTTGTTAGTGACCCCGTCGGGGAGGTGGATGGCACAGGGAAGTCCACCCGTCCTGCTGATGCGGTAGTTAAAGCGATTAAGGATGCGGGGGTTGACCCCCAGGATATCCCGGCAGAATGGTTGGGAAACTGGAAGGATAAAGCATATCTACTTGACTACAGTATGTAATACCATGGCCGCTGGCACTACTGAGGTCGCTCGGAATGCTATAGCCATTATGGGATTGGGGCTGCCAAGAGAGCCTAAAAGAGAACCTAAGCAATTAATCACCATAAAGGGGGAACTATATGGATCTGGCTTTTAGCGAAGAACAGGAAATGCTGTCCAAGTCGGCTCGTGACTTCCTGGCTAACAAATGCCCTAAAACCCTGGTTCGGGAGATGGAGGAGGATGAACGAGGATACCCCCCTGAGCTTTGGAAGGAGATGGCTGATCTGGGCTGGCTGGGACTTCCTTTCCCTGAGAAATATGAGGGTGGAGGATTCAGCTTCCTCGACCTGATAGTGCTCCTAGAAGAGATGGGGCGCGCTTGTCTTCCCGGCCCCTTCCTCTCCACCGTAGTCCTTGGCGGTTTACCCATCCTTGAGTGGGGGGGAGAGGAGCAAAAGCAATATTTCCTGCCCAAGATATGTAAAGGAGAGGCAATCCTCACTCTAGCTCTTACCGAACCCAGCGCCAGGTATGACGCTGCCTCTATCCGGACTTCGGCTACACCCGAAGGAGATGACTATCTCATAAGCGGGATAAAACTCTTCGTTCCTGACGCCCACATTGCAGACTGGATAATTTGTGTCACCAGGACAGCAGAAACAGCCAAACCTGAAGAAGGAATCACTCTCTTTATGGTAGATGCCAAGAGCCCTGGGATAAGCATCCTGGTGCTTAGAACCATTGCTGGAGACAAGCAGTGCGAGCTGACCCTGGAAAAGGTGAGAGTACCTCGGGGAAATATCTTGGGTCAATTGGGTCAGGGCTGGGAAATGGTGCAGCGGATTATGGAATGGGCAGCGCTTGCCAAGTCCGCAGAAATGGTAGGTGGGAATCAGCAAGTCATGGAGATGACCATTGATTATGCCAAGGAAAGGATACAGTTTGACCGTCCCATTGGCAGTTTCCAGACCATCCAGCATTATCTAGCTGACATGTCCATCGATGTCGATAGCGCTCGAGTCAGTTTATACAAAGCGGCATGGATGCTCAGTGAGGGGCTCCCCTGCACCAAGGAGATCTCCGTTATCAAAGGATGGATCAGCGACGCCTATAGAAGGGTGGCTACTCAAGCACACCAGATCCACGGCGCAATCGGCTTCACCAAAGAGCACGACCTGGAGCTTTACTTCAGGAGGGCAAAGGCTGGGGAGGTATTCTTCGGGGATGCCGATTATCATCGCGAGATTGTAGCCCAACAACTGGGGCTCTAGGCCAGCGAAAGGAGTGTTATGGACTTTCTTATCACTGAAGAGGAGAAGGCCTTCCAAAAGGAGGTAAGGGATTTCATTGAGGAGGTGTTTCAGGAGGTGCTACCTGCTGATTGGCAGGGGGTAGACCCTGGACCTGAAGAGGAGGAGAGGGAGGAGGTTTATCCGCTTGCCGTGGAGGTATGGCGCAGGCTGGGGGCTAAAGGTTGGATAGGGTTGGGCTGGCCCAAGGAATATGGAGGTCAGGGATACTTGGCGAAGGACTGGATCCTTAAGGAGGAGCTAATCTACCAGGGGGTACCGGGGATGGACCCTGCCGTCGTTCAAGGCGACCTGATTTTGGCGTTCGGCACCGAGGAGCAAAAGAAGAGATTCATCCCTCCCATTGCCCGCGGAGAAGTAAAATATGCCATAGGGATGAGCGAGCCCAATGTCGGCTCAGATATGTTCGCACTTCAATTGAAGGCCGTAGAGGAAGAAGACTGCTATGTCCTTAATGGACAGAAAACCTGGAACAGCGGTATCCACCGTGCCGACTGGTGCGTGGTTTATGCTCGAACTGACCCTAACGCCCCCAAGAAGCATCTGGGGATCAGCGTT belongs to Dehalococcoidia bacterium and includes:
- a CDS encoding acyl-CoA dehydrogenase family protein, with amino-acid sequence MDLAFSEEQEMLSKSARDFLANKCPKTLVREMEEDERGYPPELWKEMADLGWLGLPFPEKYEGGGFSFLDLIVLLEEMGRACLPGPFLSTVVLGGLPILEWGGEEQKQYFLPKICKGEAILTLALTEPSARYDAASIRTSATPEGDDYLISGIKLFVPDAHIADWIICVTRTAETAKPEEGITLFMVDAKSPGISILVLRTIAGDKQCELTLEKVRVPRGNILGQLGQGWEMVQRIMEWAALAKSAEMVGGNQQVMEMTIDYAKERIQFDRPIGSFQTIQHYLADMSIDVDSARVSLYKAAWMLSEGLPCTKEISVIKGWISDAYRRVATQAHQIHGAIGFTKEHDLELYFRRAKAGEVFFGDADYHREIVAQQLGL